Proteins encoded in a region of the Triticum dicoccoides isolate Atlit2015 ecotype Zavitan chromosome 3A, WEW_v2.0, whole genome shotgun sequence genome:
- the LOC119268537 gene encoding probable WRKY transcription factor 53: protein MEERCALATELAQVLDTVRQLEAHMGVKGGADRGETCRALVSSMRSSVDRSIHIAMSSCCVVLGAPESPPSAGGSPRSGGSDQAADSPCRGAHAAGQSKKRKTQPKWSTQVRVNSVEDVGPLDDGFSWRKYGQKDILGAKYPRAYFRCTHRHTQGCYASKQVQRAHGDPLLFDVVYHGNHTCAQGKHSNSQRPQPAASGEHRQPQPAGGQERISVGQETEGGVAPAFSFPSKQAGADTGSDFQAGCATTASPFMSPATSECKASTTESPMGDMDFMLQLADADFLDNSRYL from the exons ATGGAGGAGAGGTGCGCCCTGGCCACGGAGCTGGCGCAGGTGCTCGACACGGTGAGGCAGCTGGAGGCGCACATGGGCGTGAAGGGCGGCGCTGACAGAGGGGAGACCTGCCGGGCGCTGGTGTCGAGCATGCGCTCCTCCGTCGACAGGTCCATCCACAtcgccatgtcgtcgtgctgcgtgGTCCTCGGAGCGCCGGAGTCGCCGCCGTCTGCAGGAGGCAGCCCCCGCAGCGGCGGCTCTGACCAGGCTGCCGACTCCCCTTGCCGCGGCGCTCATGCAGCTGGGCAGTCCAAGAAGAG GAAAACACAGCCCAAGTGGAGCACGCAGGTGAGGGTGAACTCCGTAGAGGACGTCGGCCCCCTCGACGACGGCTTCAGCTGGAGGAAGTACGGTCAGAAGGACATCCTCGGCGCCAAGTACCCAAG GGCCTACTTCCGGTGCACCCACCGGCACACGCAGGGCTGCTACGCCAGCAAGCAGGTGCAGCGTGCTCACGGCGACCCGCTGCTCTTCGACGTCGTGTACCACGGGAACCACACGTGCGCGCAGGGCAAGCACAGCAACAGCCAGAGGCCGCAGCCCGCAGCAAGCGGAGAGCACCGGCAGCCGCAGCCTGCAGGCGGACAGGAACGGATCTCCGTTGGACAGGAGACCGAGGGCGGCGTGGCGCCTGCGTTCTCGTTCCCCTCCAAACAAGCAGGCGCCGACACGGGCAGCGACTTCCAGGCCGGCTGTGCCACCACTGCATCCCCCTTCATGTCGCCGGCGACGTCAGAGTGCAAGGCCTCCACGACGGAATCCCCGATGGGGGACATGGACTTCATGCTCCAGCTGGCCGACGCCGATTTCTTGGACAACTCGCGCTATCTCTAA